CATTGCCGTCAGTGTCGGCAAAGGTCTGCCGGGCGGCAGCATCGTCTCCGGCGTAACCACACGTGGAGCACATTTATTTTTAGAAAAAGGGGATCAATTGCTTTTGATTCTCAATCAGGACGCCTATTTCTATAGAGGGGCAAATAACAGGTGAAACAGTCAATTCCGTTACTAGCATTATTATCTCTAATTCTACAATTGCCCTCTTACGGACAATACACGGTAATTGACGCGAACCCCGGCGGTCCGACAGCTGAGACCGTGGCTCCTGTTAAGCCAATACTTTACCCACAACTTACAGGCAGCGTAGAAACCGATGAAGTAAGTCTTTCTAAAGGCTCACGATTTCGAGTGAGTTTAATGACAGATGTGAGCAGCCAGACAGCGACATTAGGCGACACAGTGGAAGCAAGCTTAGTTGACGATTTGACGATAAACGGTATTACGGTCGCCAAGAAAGGTGATGTCGTCACAGGACAAGTAACCGATGTCGCCCGAGCAGAGAGGACAATTAAGTCCTATATCCCGCGTCATCATTTTCTTGATCCCGAAGGTCGCCTGGCAATAACATTTCTCAGCCTGCAAAACAAATCAGGGGCAACTTCAATATCAGCGACATTAGCCCCACAAACTGAAATTGAATCTGCAGGTTCAACCTTAAGGTTGATAGTAAATAAAGGCGGCGATGCTGAAGTTAAAAGCATTACTACAAGATATCTGGTCGCTGACGCCGTGTTAGCAGGCGGTCTCGTGGCAGCCGGTCCAATTGGATTAGCGGTAGCACCTGCAGTTACAGGAATTGCCGGTGCGATATCTCCGTCGTACGCGCTGGGCCATCAGGTAGAAGCCGGTGAATCACACAGCCGGGTCAAAGATTTTCTCCTGGGCGCCAGCCGCGGTGTGCCCGGTGGTGTCATTGTCTCCGGAATTGCTACACATGGCGAAGACATCAAATTAACTAAAGGCGATGAGCTTGTTGTCGAACTTAGCCAGGATGCCTTTTTCAACCGCTAATTGAGCCAAGCTTGCCGCGACAAAATTAGCATCGATTAACCGCAACCTCCATATTTTCTCCACAATCTCCATCGTTACTCCACTTGGGCTACCTAGGATGGTTGATGAAAGTCACGAGTCCATGAGGGTGGACATTTGTGAGGTCATGATGCAATGGTATCAACTCGGCTGGGGAAAATTTTGTTGGTCTGCAACGCCTACTTGCTTATGCACTGCCCCCAAGCAAGCGCAGACACTACAAACGGGTGTTCCCGCTCGTATGCACCTTCCGACGCTACGATCACCCGCAAAACAACCATAGAGCCAACCCGTGTTCTAGGGCGAATCCCACGTCTATCGTTGGTACCCATTGCGCATGTCCGCGGCGAACTATTTCTCAAAGATGAGATTTTATTCGGCCAGCCAACAATGTCCTTGCTGAAAAGCGAGGGCATTGTCGCCGAAAAAGGCAGACATGAAAGTCATTTGGTTTTAGGCTCAGGCAGTCTCTTACTGGCGCCAAAAAACACCATTGATATTTCCGTACCCAATGCAGAAATAAACGTGGCGGCAGGCGCCATAGTTTATATACGCACTAAAGGTACTACCACCGCGATTCTCAATCTACACGACGACAGAGTAAATGCAGTGAATGTACTTTCAGCCCATACTCGCTATTACCTTCCACCCGGGCGCGTTATGCTCGTCACAGAAGATCGTTATACGGATTTCGATAATGCAAATCCATGTCCTGGTCTCTGGTATAAAACTGTCTACACGCATGAAAGCACAGAAGGCATAACAAGGCTTGTATCACAATTTTCACCACTATCAGCAGCCTGGATATTGCCGTCTGTCAGACATTTGATATTAAACAGGAGCAGTCACGGCAATAAGATAATGAAAACTTGCGCAGCGGTAACTGTAATGTCGCGCGATCACAAACAATTTAGATACAAGCTTGATGATCATGAGCGCAGTCCTGTTCTTTTAGTTTCGGGCAAATTGCAATCACAAAATGATGAAGAGACTAATACTTTGGAAACCTGGAAAACCAATGTACAGGGTAATTCACGCGGTGACGAATTGATCTCATTGCTTGATGCAACTAATGAAAAGCTATCACAAGACGCCAACGATGCCGACTCACTATATTTAAGAGGCTATTTATACGGTGTTGTCGGCTGCACAACCTGGGCTATCCAAGATTTGACAAAAGCAATTGAGAAAAACGAAGACTTTGCCGACGCTTACAAAGAACGCGGCATTTGCTATATGGACAACAAGAATTTCGATGAAGCATTGAAAGACTTAAACCATGCACTCGAGCTGGATCCAACATCAGGAGATGCTTTGCTTGCCAGAGGACGCCTTTATATGCTCACCTCGCAACCAGACGCAGCGTTGACCGATTTAACCAGGTGTACGGAAGAGTCAGTTAAATTCACACCGGCGCTGCCAGGAGAAATGCCGGGGAATTTTTACAATGCTCCAGAATACTATTTGAGCAATTGCTATAAAGCTTTAGGTAACGAAGACAAAGCCAAAGAGCATTTGGAAAAAGCTCAGGTAAGCGACGTTCAAGCATCTGTTCCTGACACTGACTACTTGCACCGTTTTGCCGACAAGCCCGCTGAAACACAACCCAGTCAATAGTTATAGCTCGTAGCGATAGCCCACTCCATACACTGCATGGATAAGTTCTTGTCCGGGCAAGACTTTAGCGATTTTCTTGCGCAAGTTTTTGATATGACTGTCAATAACTCGATCGTAGACATACTGCTCTTGCTGGTAACAAAGCTCCAACAGCTGCGAACGAGAATACACTCTTCCCGGACGGCTTATAAGAAGTTTCAGCAAGCGAAATTCAGTACCAGTTAAATCAAGCGGAACGCCATTGACGGAAATTCGTGATTTTTCATCATCGACATAAAACAGCTTGCCTGTTGTTTCCTTGGCTTGCTGGTTAGACCGGCGCATAACAGTTTTCACACGCGCCACGACTTCTCGTGGGCTAAATGGCTTGCAAATGTAATCATCGGCTCCTAAGCCCAATCCTAAGAGCCTATCGAGTTCATCTACGCGTGCACTGATAACAATTATCGGCACTTCTGAAAACTTGCGAATCTCACGACAAATTTCCAGCCCATCGACACCAGGCAACATGAGATCAAGCAAAATTAGATCCGGCGTCTCTTTTTTCACATCAGCCACGACACCAGTGCCCTTATCAATGTGCACAGGTTCATAGCCGTCTTGGCGCAGATAATCCATGAGGATTTCGGCAATCCTGTGCTCGTCTTCAACAACCAATACTTTTGGCTTATCCGGCATCTTTGTCATTTCCAGCTAAAGGCAATTTCAATTCAATCTTCAAACCACCCAGTACTGAAGGAGCTGCGGCAATTTGTCCATCATGCGCCTCGACAATACTTTTACAAATAGCAAGTCCCAATCCTGCTCCACCAAAGTCTCGACTGCGAGAAGATTCAACGCGGAAAAATCTTTCAAAAACTTGCGGCAAAGCTGCTCTTGGCACAGAGGGAGCCGAGTCTTCAATTTTTAAAATTACATCCTTGTCTGTAACATCGGTACTGAGTTTTACAACGCCGCCAGCATCCGTATATCGCAGGGAATTTTCCAGAAGGTTCATGAATACTTGTTTTATTCTATTGCGATCTGCATTGATTACAATTTCACCTTCGAATAGCTCGCTGGTATCAACGGACAAGTTCTTCTCCTTGAAGCGCTCTTCAAAAGTAAATAAAACATCTTGCAGGCAGACAATAATATCCATAGGCATCAAGGTATCTGTAAGCTTTCCTACATCAAAGCGGGCAAGCCAATAAAGGTCATCAACCAATTTACTTAAGGACATTATTTCCTTGTGCAAGACAGCTAATGTTTTTGGGTTGGCTTGTTGAACACCATCCTGGAAAGCCTCTACTTGCGCTCGCAAAATAGCTATCGGCGTGCGCAACTCATGAGATGTATCAGACACCCACTGCTTGCTCTTTTGATCTTGTTTCTCCAAAGTCTCAGCAAGGAAATTGAAGTCCTTGGCTAATTCGCCAATCTCATCTGACGAAGAAGTATCCAGGCGCGTGCTGAAATCCAACGATGCCAATTTATGTGTACCTTTTGAAAGGGCCTTAATGCCAGCCAATAAATGGCTGGAAAGCATCATAGAGGCTATAGTAGCCGCACAAAAGCCGGCTAAAGCAATGAGCAACAAATTTTTGTTTTGCTCATCGACAAAATTTGATTCAATCTCGCTGTAGAGAGAAGTTCCAGGAGCCAGTGCCAAATATCCTACTTGTTTGCCGTCAACAGTAAGCGGCAAATTGGCTATCGCCAAATTTGCCGAACCTTCTCCCCAGAGTCGGTTCTTGTCCGCATTGAAAAGAGATACTCTATGCAGCAATTCCATAATATGAGGGGGTATTCCCAAAGGGTGAAAGAGCAAGAAATGATGTCGAGTTGGTGCATGCGGAGTATATGAGGTAGAACGCTCAGCAAAGTCGTCGTCTGTTCGCGGTCCTAATTCCTCACGCCGCTTTTCATCCATGGCTTCTTTCGGAGCCATGGCTCTTTGCATTTCGCGCCAAACAAGATCCGGATCTGTTTCTAGAAATTCCCAATTGCCGTGTTCTTTGTAAAGTTTTTCGATATGACGAGCCACAGGCTCAACTTTTCTCAACTCCACGCGCGCCAGGTACCTACCAAAGCCGGTGCCAATACTTGCTTTGGTCAAAGCAACAATCAGTCCAATAACACAAGCTGTTACCAGAATTATTGTAAAAAAGAGCTTTTTAGTGATTGTAAGCTTCATCGGCTCAAGTATTAGGGAAGCAAGCGGAGGACCTCTCCGGTATGCCATTATCCTCCCGAATACTCTGTGCAGCAAGCATGGCCGACTGCAGAGTTTCTCCATGTCTCGATACCTCCAAATAAAGCACACCCAGTGATTCACAAAGGTGAACTTCCGTTTTGCATGACCATTTAATTAATCCCAATTGCAACTTATGTTCAGCTTTCTGAATCCAACGCTTCAACTGACCGTCCCAAGTCCGTTCATAACAACTCACCGCCAATTTATGCCAGGGCGTAAATACTGCGCATAATGCTCTTAAATGAAAGGGCAACGGCAGAAACTTCATAGGCGTTAAATCCTGCCAGTTAGTCACTGCTTCCACGAAAGGCGTTAAGCCAACTGCCAGTACAAACGCATCCAACAATGAATCCGGCTTACCTGCACGATTGTAAAATGCCACCAAGTCATCATTGAGCGTGAATGCTACACTGGCACCTTTATCGCTAAACAAATAGAATTGCCCATAAGGATCCAATGTGGTTTCCAGATAGCGCTTTGTCTCACCGGCATTATTTTTACCAACTCGACAATCAAATTCCAGGCGGCTTCCAACTGAAAGCTTGAAAGCTTTTTTCAATGCATGATTGCGTATTGGAGCAATGACCGTTTGTTTTTCTTTGGGAATAACATTCAGTGCGTAATAAGCTGAGCCTCCAGCAGGAACAATGACGTCTGTTAGGTGAAATGGCAGCGTGCGGCTACCCAGGCGTGGACTTTCCTGAACATGCATGTGCACATGCGGTTGTGGTGACCTTCCGGAATTACCACACAAGGCAAGCACCTGTCCAGGGACAAGATAATCGCCTGCTTTTACACGCAAGCTGTCCTTTTGTAGGTGGGCAAGAACAACATATTTCCAAAATCCAATTTCAATAACGATGTAATTACCAAAACTGTTCACCGTATCGACCTGTCCAGGTAGATTGTCGGCAAAACCGTCAAAACATTCAAAGACACGGCCATAAGCAGGCGACAAGACAGGTTTTGCATAACAACGGAAATCTGTGACGCCTACCCCATCATCTTTGTAGCTTACGCCATTCTCAAATTGAAAAAAATCCAGCGCATATCTAAGACTACCTTTGTGCGTATGGGCACCATCAAACCCCTGATAAACTTGCCAGGCACCGGCAAAAGGCGCCTTCAATGCGACACTGCGCGGATCGACACCTCGTACATACGCAATTTTCATTTGCTCGATACTTTTTTCAGCAAGACATGGGCTCGTCAACCAAAATCTTGCCCATGGTCCACCTTGCTGAGGACTAAATGCCAATATGACAGCATAGGTAGTGACAACAAAGGGCAACGCCAGCGCCGGCAAATGCAAAATCCACATAACCTGATTGAAACTTATCGTTAAAAAACAAGCGACTATGCCACTGGACAGCGCCACGGCAATGCTGCGCTTACCAGGCACCGTGTACAAACCACCAATTATGCATGCAGTCAAAACCGCATTCATTTGCGCAACCAGATATAAAAGTGAATCCGTCCCCGCCAAATTAAGTATGCGAAAGATGAGCAGGCAAACAATTATTTGGGCCAGTCCAATCAGAGCCAAATAACGTGACGAAATGGCAAATGCAAGAAAAGTGAGGATACCACCCAGCGCTGTGCCACTATAGTAAACCGCTCCAAAGGGCGCCAAGAATTTGAAAGCAGATAAGGTGTTGTTTTCAACACCGGCAAATACAGTTTGATGACTAGCTGGAGAAAGCAAGTTATAGCCTAAAGGCAAAAGCAAATACGCAGCCACAACATAGGGCATGCCTAGAAGAGGCAACTTAAATACTCTGGTTAGCGAGTCTTGTAAGACTGCACCGGCAACAATAACCAGTGTCGCTCCTAAAGCTACTACAAAAACAGACTGCCAGGAAAATGCATACAGCGAACCTAATAACATGCCCAGCAAAATACCGTTGACAGTGTCCAGTCTTTCGTAATCGCGAGGCAAAGAAAACAGTCTTCTAAGGGCAATTACAAACAGCCCGCCAAGCATGCCCATCAGTCCCGTGGCTGGAATTAGAAAACTGACGGCAAATAAGAGCAATTTAGAAAGCGTCTTATCCAAAGAGAAAAATGATCCATAACCGTCTAATAGACTGGCAAACGTTTCCGCTATTTGTCTTGCTATTAACTTTGCCGTATTCATGAAGCAGCCTCAATATGCTTTCCCAAGCGGCTATGTTTGTTGAGATCCAAAAAAGGCACGCTTAAATGCTTGGGCAAATTATCTTGTGCACACATGACTGACAAATCCTCTGCTTTGCGAATAACAGACACCTGTCCATCTTCATGCACCAGAACTACATTTGGGCGGTATTCAATAAACTGCATCCATTGGGTGTTGTTGTATGCGCCTACAGATTCGACGACCAGCAGGTCACCTGCCGTTAGGGGCGGCAGGTGAATGCTGTGACGCACTACATCAATATTCATACAAAGCGGTCCGTACAAAATAGTGTCTTCAATGGGGCCTTGGCATTCCTTAGTCAGTTTCACCTGATGGTTGTACCAATAGGCAGTGAAAAGCAAATTAGTACCGCCATCAAGAATTACTGCTTTGCGCCCGTCGGACAGCCTCTTTGTGCCGACAACAGTCGTCAGCAAGACTTGCGTATCATCAACAATTGCCCGTCCAGATTCAAATATCAAGCGAGGCAATGGGCGCCCGGCTGCCAGTCTATATTTCGTACCCTCACGCAGAGCGCTGGTCACCGCATTGACATAGTCATTTACGGATGGCACTGCTTGTTCCGGTGGTAAATAAATTCCCTTAAGAGCGTTTTGTGAAGGGAAACCACCACCAATATCTATGTATTCAATTTGAGTGTCGTCATTTTCCACTTCACGCATAAATTCGCACATAATGCGTACTTGTTCGGCATAGGCACGTGGCTCCAAAATAAATGTGCCGATATGGCTATGCAAACCAACGAGTTTAAGATGAGGACTTAAGGCTATCCATTTCGCAGCAAGATAAGCTTGTCCACTTTCCAAATTGAAACCAAATTTCCCCCATGGCTCTGTAAAGCCGGTATCAAAGTTAAGTCTTAAGGTAACCGGCGCAACCAAGTTTAGCTCGGTGGCGACGGCTTCTATGTTATGCAATTCATCAAGGTGATCCACATGAAGATGTGCTCCTTCGCGAATTGCCTTTTGTAAGATGCGCTTAGACTTATTGGGACCATTGAAAATAATTCTGTCTCCAGGCACACCTAGAAGTCTTGCCTTTTCATATTCAAACTCCGATACAACCTCAGCCCACGATCCTTCCTGGTGGAGAATATTACAGATAGCGCTTGTGTAGTTAGTCTTGTAAGACCAACCATGAGTAACAAGACTGTAGCGTCTTTCAAAAGCACGCTTGAGACGCCTTACGTTTTCGCGAATCTTCTTTTCAGAAGTGACATAAAGTGGCGAACCATATTTTTCAACCAGATCATTCACGTTTACGCCAAATACTTGGTCGGTAATATTGTCTTGGTGCGTACGTTTACCGAATTTGTTTATTTCACCTATCCTATGCGGTTGAATAAATGGTGGTTCCCAGACACTTGAGTAAAGATCTTTCATGAATGTCTCCTGTTTTAGCCTGCTTCTGAGGTTACAAATTGTTGGGCCAGTCTTCCTTGAACAAGCATTGATTCGAAATCTTCCAGATCAACTATTAGTTCTTGTGCATGCCGAATAAAAAACGTACCTGCTTTAGCAGGCGGCAAATCGAGATTTACTTCACCGGCCAAAAGCTTTAAAACTACAGAAGGCAAATTTCTGCCTGCAGCATGGCTCAAGTAGATCCACGAAGGAAAACGTGGATTAATTTCAATCAAATGAATTTTGCCATCTTCCGTTTTCATAACTTCTACTTCAAATGGGCCTGACCACATTAGGGCTTTGACGATCTTTTCAGCCATTTCAGCAATTGCGTCATCAACTACGGTTACACCAGCCCAGGCTTTGCCTTTATCGGTAAGAGCGCGTTTGCGCATCATTACAGCTCCGATTAGGTTACCTTTGCCATCGCCGACTCCTGCCAAATCGAACTCGTCACCGTCCACCATTTTTTGAACGAGCACAGGATAGCCCCAAGCTGCGACCAATCTATTGAAGATGGCTTTCGCTTCGTGTCCATTGTGAGCAATACCGGCATCATAAAAAATGCCTTTCACGACAAGCGGATATTTCCATCCATCTGCTTCGCACTTATCAAAAAACCCAATATTGGAAATAATCTTACATTCGGGATGATTGATATCAATGGACCGGCAAAATGCGCTCAGGTGATCTTTAGCGCGCAAATTGTACTGGTCTCTGCTCGGGATAAGCATGGCGATTCCTAATTTGGCTAAAGCCGGCTTGATACGGCTGAAATTAGGTATCTCGGCATCCAGACAAGGAATAATGGCATCCAATCCGACATCTTGATGAATTTGCAAAATCCTATCAAGTAGCGCTCTTTCACCTGCTGACGGATAGGGGATGAGATAGCTGCCGGAACACAACTCTTTTGAGTACAGTCCGGCATCAAATACATCATAGCCAAGACCAATAACTTCACCTGTGAAATTTGCACATTCACGAATACAACGTGCCACTGCCATGCCCGGTCCGGGATTCTCTGCGCGGGCATTAATACCTGTCACGGCAACATTGGCATTGCGCCACTGTCTCTTGCTAAAAATTGTCATAGATATCTCTCCAGTTGCAACAAGAACGCCTCAACAGAAGTTGCCGCAACTTCATAGGTGACGCCATACTGCTGCGACAGGCAATTCGCCGTATCTTCAACACTCGTTCCTTTCTTCAAAAGATTGAGCGACATAAGTCCTGTACCGTTCAAGGAAAAGCTCTGTCCTGTTTGAGGATCAAAGACAAAACCACTATCACTTACGGCAAGTTTTCTAAGTCGCTCGCTGGGACAAATATTATTGGCTGTCATGTCTGTACTAACTCCTTTCATGCCAACTGCATCTTACAAAGGGGGCATGGAGAGAGGATGGAATCTATGGAGAAATTGTGGAGACCGGCTAAATCTTGGCTAAATAAGCAGGCTCGTAAACTTTCCTAATAGTATTTATATGTCACCCAGTGTGGCATTATTATTTATATGGGAATATCAGGGGTGGACGCTGGCTTAGGAATACAAAATGACGGCCCAGGTTCTTGCCGACAAATATGAAATCTTAGACGTGCTTGGCACGGGCGGCATGGGCGTTGTTTATAAAGCTCGCCACCTGCTAATGAAGCGCATCGTGGCAATTAAGATGCTCCACGAGAGCCTTACCGCCAACGAAGTCATGCGCAAACGGTTTGAACAGGAAGCTCAAGCCATTTCAGCCTTGAACCACCCTAATATCCTCACCGTTTACGATTTCGGGGTAACTGAGGACAACAAGCCTTATCTGGTTGTCGAATTCCTTGAAGGCACAAGCCTGGAAGAGATCCTTAATGAAGAAGGAGCACTAGATGCCAGCCGCGTTATGCACATTTTCAAGCAAGCCACATCAGGGCTTGCCCAAGCTCACGAAAAAGGCATTATTCACCGGGATCTAAAGCCGGGCAACATCATGCTGATAAATGTCGGCGACCAAAAGGACTTTGTCAAAATCGTAGATTTCGGCATTGCCAAATTGGTTCAAGAAAGCACTGAGCAAAATATCGGCTTAACAGCAACTGGAGAAGTCTTCGGCAGCCCGCTCTATATGAGCCCGGAACAGTGCCGCGGGCGCAAACTGGACCCACGCTCAGATATCTATTCTCTTGGTTGTGTTATGTACCATGCCCTATGCGGCAAAAGGCCATTTTCAGCCCAAGACTTGCCTGAATGTCTCTACAAACAGGTGCATGAAACTCCACCTAAGTTTTCCGAAATCGCTCCGGAATTGAATATTCCTGAAGGACTGGAAAAGGTGGTTAACAAAGCCATGGCCAAAGAGCCTGATGATCGTTTCGACAACATGACCGATTTCAGGCAAGCAATTGAAGCTGTTGAAACCGGGCAACCGCTGGATATCTCTATGCCTCCTTCTAAGCCAACAGGCACAACAACTGTAATTGCCACACAAGCGCATGGCGTGCACATAACAGCAGGCACGCCCACCGGTGTAAGCGGCAACACCATAGTGCCTGAGTCCGCACAAGCTGCCGGCCCTCAGGTCGCTAGCACCAAGCCGAAGAATAAAAAGCTAATTGGTATAGCAATTGCCGCAGGTGTGATTATTGCCGGCGGCGGCATAGCTTATTTAGCAACCAACAGTCCCACGGCGCAATACGAGACCTTCATGAAAAAAGGCAAGGCTGCCTTTGACGCGCATAATTATCAACTTGCCGAAGAAGCCTTCCAAGGTGCATTACAAGTCTCTCTCTCATTTGGGGCAGACAGTCCGCAGCGCTCGGATGCCATTGATGATCTTGGACAGATCTACATGAACCAGAAGAAGTACGACAAGCTTTATCAATTAGCTACACAAACCAACCAAGTCGCCAGATGCATATCCAGTTTCAGTCGCGAATTGGATGGACTCAGAAAACAAGGCGCCGATAAGACCACACAAGCTGCGGACCTCCTGCAATTGCTCGGCAAATTGTCGGAAAAAGAAGGAGACTTTGCCCGCGCTGAAGGTTTCTATACGGACGCGTTGACCATAAGAAAAGGAATTGCCGTCCAAGCAAGTGCCATTGAGGACAAGGCAAAAGCAGCCGCAGAGCAACCTCTGCCCGAACAAAAAATAAAGAAGGCAACGCAGGAAAGAGAAATCAGATCATTGAGCACTCACATAACTCAAGTGCACAAGCAAAAGATTCTCCATCCAAAGCCTATTGCCAAATCCAAGCCAGTTAAGGTTAGTCCTTTCCCAACTTTTGACGTAACAAGACCAATGACGACTCCAGCACCTACTGTTGTTATTGAGGACAAACCGGAAGTATCTAACGATCAACCTAAGAAACGTGGATTTTTTGGTAGCATCGGACACGGCGTAAAAGAGCTATTCCACAAAGACAAGTCGAAAAATTCGACAAAAGAATAGTCGTCGTCCGTACTTTTGGGATGGGCAACCTAGACGGGCATAATTGTATGCCCGAAGACAGCTTCTGATACCAGCGTCTTGCGCTTGTCTAGATACTCATGCACGGCAGTAATAAATGCCGCATGGCTCCATGTCAGAGGCGAAACAGACAAAGGTTCGTTTGTATACGGATTGACCTGCTCAGCCAAAACTCCTGAAGGCAAAGCATGGTCAGCTACCCATTCAAGTAATTGCACTGGTTCTTTCAAATCCTCCGGCTCTTTAGCACTAGCTATGCCATAGTTAGCCAGCCAAATTGTGCAGATAAACCAGGGATTGCCAGGCACATTACCAACGTCTTGCGACACCTGGTGATAGTAGTCATTTTCATAACGAGCAACGCCACCAACATCTGTTTTTATCCAGAGGCGCTCGCGAACTGCTTTCATTGTGTCTTTTACTTTGGTGTCGAAGACAGACAATCCGGAAAAAGCAAAGATGGCATACATGGCAGCGTCAATGGTCATATCGAGGTCATAACCATCAGCGGTGCGTGTGGCCATGCGGCAGAAACGCCCATTTTCTTCAGACCACATGTGCTTAACCATCGCCGTCTGCACTTCTTCAGCCACCTGATTGTAGTGATGATAGTCATCCATTTCACCCAGTGCATGAGCAAAATTGGCAGCTGCCTGCAGTCCGGCAATCACACTACAAACAGTAAACAGATGCACGCCATAGCGTTCTTCCCAGAGATCGTGAGAAGGCAGAGGAAGTTTTGTCTTTTCATCGCGGAATGACACCAAGAAATCAGCTGCGCTTTTAAGCAACGTGCCAAATAAAGAGCGCATAAATTCCACATTGCGAAACTTGCGGAATGACTGCCACATAGACCAAATTACAAGAGCCGTTTCGTCTTCCTGAATAGGCAGATCATATCTGCCGTCGCGAGTCCAGGGGTGCCAACTGGAAGCCAGAGATTTATCCGGATTGTATTTATGCAACAAGTAACCTTCCGGTTTAATTACCTGATGACAGAAATTGAAAAATCGTTCTACCAAATCACGAAAACCGGCTCTGCTTAAGGCATAAGCAACAAGTGCGCCGTCGCGTGGCCACATATAAGAATAAGTGTCTCGGGCAAACTGCGCTATGTCCCAGTCATTTGCGGCAATAATTGCCCCATCATCATCAATTTGCGTGCGAATAACGAGCAAACTGCGCTTGTACAGGTCGACAATTTTAGTTGGCAACCCTTGAAAATCAATGGGTTCCGGATTGACCCAGAGACGCCAGTAGTTCTGGTTGCGCGGGACATAAGAATGCGCGCCATTTTCCT
The Candidatus Obscuribacterales bacterium DNA segment above includes these coding regions:
- a CDS encoding ATP-grasp domain-containing protein, whose amino-acid sequence is MTIFSKRQWRNANVAVTGINARAENPGPGMAVARCIRECANFTGEVIGLGYDVFDAGLYSKELCSGSYLIPYPSAGERALLDRILQIHQDVGLDAIIPCLDAEIPNFSRIKPALAKLGIAMLIPSRDQYNLRAKDHLSAFCRSIDINHPECKIISNIGFFDKCEADGWKYPLVVKGIFYDAGIAHNGHEAKAIFNRLVAAWGYPVLVQKMVDGDEFDLAGVGDGKGNLIGAVMMRKRALTDKGKAWAGVTVVDDAIAEMAEKIVKALMWSGPFEVEVMKTEDGKIHLIEINPRFPSWIYLSHAAGRNLPSVVLKLLAGEVNLDLPPAKAGTFFIRHAQELIVDLEDFESMLVQGRLAQQFVTSEAG
- a CDS encoding PqqD family protein translates to MTANNICPSERLRKLAVSDSGFVFDPQTGQSFSLNGTGLMSLNLLKKGTSVEDTANCLSQQYGVTYEVAATSVEAFLLQLERYL
- a CDS encoding serine/threonine-protein kinase, with amino-acid sequence MTAQVLADKYEILDVLGTGGMGVVYKARHLLMKRIVAIKMLHESLTANEVMRKRFEQEAQAISALNHPNILTVYDFGVTEDNKPYLVVEFLEGTSLEEILNEEGALDASRVMHIFKQATSGLAQAHEKGIIHRDLKPGNIMLINVGDQKDFVKIVDFGIAKLVQESTEQNIGLTATGEVFGSPLYMSPEQCRGRKLDPRSDIYSLGCVMYHALCGKRPFSAQDLPECLYKQVHETPPKFSEIAPELNIPEGLEKVVNKAMAKEPDDRFDNMTDFRQAIEAVETGQPLDISMPPSKPTGTTTVIATQAHGVHITAGTPTGVSGNTIVPESAQAAGPQVASTKPKNKKLIGIAIAAGVIIAGGGIAYLATNSPTAQYETFMKKGKAAFDAHNYQLAEEAFQGALQVSLSFGADSPQRSDAIDDLGQIYMNQKKYDKLYQLATQTNQVARCISSFSRELDGLRKQGADKTTQAADLLQLLGKLSEKEGDFARAEGFYTDALTIRKGIAVQASAIEDKAKAAAEQPLPEQKIKKATQEREIRSLSTHITQVHKQKILHPKPIAKSKPVKVSPFPTFDVTRPMTTPAPTVVIEDKPEVSNDQPKKRGFFGSIGHGVKELFHKDKSKNSTKE
- a CDS encoding glycoside hydrolase family 15 protein yields the protein MPRDLPVGNGRVLINFDKEYHLRDIYYPHVGQENQTRGHVNHFGIWADGEFSWVGSDWNIERHYMKETLVTEVVLRNDRLGLQVTCHDLVDYTDDVYVRQIKIKDLRGQNRQVRLFFHHDFHISENEVGDTAYYHPPTESVVHYKKYRWFLISGSTPNKHGIDGWCCGNKEVNGCEGTWRDAEDGELSGNPISQGSVDSTVRISLSVPSRGEEVAHYWMCFGKSFEEVQKLNVIVKENGAHSYVPRNQNYWRLWVNPEPIDFQGLPTKIVDLYKRSLLVIRTQIDDDGAIIAANDWDIAQFARDTYSYMWPRDGALVAYALSRAGFRDLVERFFNFCHQVIKPEGYLLHKYNPDKSLASSWHPWTRDGRYDLPIQEDETALVIWSMWQSFRKFRNVEFMRSLFGTLLKSAADFLVSFRDEKTKLPLPSHDLWEERYGVHLFTVCSVIAGLQAAANFAHALGEMDDYHHYNQVAEEVQTAMVKHMWSEENGRFCRMATRTADGYDLDMTIDAAMYAIFAFSGLSVFDTKVKDTMKAVRERLWIKTDVGGVARYENDYYHQVSQDVGNVPGNPWFICTIWLANYGIASAKEPEDLKEPVQLLEWVADHALPSGVLAEQVNPYTNEPLSVSPLTWSHAAFITAVHEYLDKRKTLVSEAVFGHTIMPV